A part of Terriglobus roseus genomic DNA contains:
- the galA gene encoding beta-galactosidase GalA, whose translation MASWSRRDVLKSGVALPTLGLLPAELLPAQTSASHTVRERLCLDAGWRFHFGHATDATKDFGYNSGRNGSFQKTGNFLPAAALPFDDTGWTDVDLPHDWVISLPFKNDPSLSSKGFYPIGRSYPENSVGWYRRVFTLAKDDAGKRISIEFDGVYREALVVFNGYYIGRHRGGYDPFRYDVTDFMKPGEPNVLLLRVDATESDGWFYEGAGIYRHTWLVKTAPVHVAQWGTFVRSTVEGRKANLQIRTEVENNAGASKAVRVTSTVIDPSGKTVGKVTSKPMAVPDGETGTFEQQVSVNDVALWSLEERNLYRLVTEVDADGVAMDRYETRFGIRTLRFDANEGFFLNGKSVKIKGTCNHQDHAGLGVALPDAAQRFRVKTLQEVGCNAYRSAHNPPTSELLDACDEMGMLFLDETRMMSSNPEGIAQFENLIRRDRNHPSVFMWNMGNEEREATTETGLHILSTMKRSAIKLDGSRPVTVAPPPLGMGLGQGGLMVSDVIGYNYTDPQIEAFHKTHPTLPCLGTENVSAVATRGAYAIDEANGAVSSYDPYTTSGRASAEGWWRFVNTRPWMSGGFVWTGFDYRGEPSPFQWPNINSEYGFLDTCGFPKDTYFYYQAWWTAKPVLHIFPHWNWPDFVGKEIAVWAHSNMDEVELLQDGTSLGRQRVPKDSHLQWIVTYKQGTLEARGFKAGKQVMSTKRETTGKAAKLAIRVDRTEMDADGADLVFVVAEVHDAEGRVLPVTDNEISFNVSGPARVKGTGNGNPVSHEPDTGSSRKAFAGMCMGIVQATRESGNVVIEITSPGLEPASATVTSRVVKERPEVVVWKREVPAGEGVTGLWRPVLQDGPSGPDPLQLAVSGDTLYTFIQRGSVLTGSIDAPPAMFGPATTGAVQGTVEGGRVHFTSGSTTYDGGVTGDRMELHRTMPPRGGQPARAAETGAHPVIGPPPDGSDPSLGLGRRGAGTQPALILQRAKR comes from the coding sequence ATGGCTTCGTGGTCGCGCAGGGACGTACTGAAGAGTGGTGTGGCGCTGCCTACGTTGGGCCTGCTACCTGCAGAGTTATTACCAGCGCAGACTTCGGCTTCTCACACCGTACGCGAACGACTCTGTCTGGACGCTGGTTGGCGGTTTCATTTTGGCCATGCGACCGATGCGACCAAGGATTTTGGTTACAACTCAGGCCGCAACGGTTCGTTTCAGAAGACGGGAAACTTCCTGCCCGCGGCGGCACTTCCATTTGATGACACTGGTTGGACAGACGTTGATTTGCCGCATGACTGGGTGATTTCACTGCCGTTCAAGAACGATCCGTCGCTGAGCAGCAAAGGCTTTTATCCGATTGGCCGTTCGTATCCAGAGAACAGTGTGGGTTGGTATCGGCGTGTGTTCACGCTTGCGAAAGACGATGCGGGAAAGCGCATCAGCATTGAGTTTGATGGTGTGTACCGTGAAGCGCTTGTGGTGTTTAACGGGTACTACATTGGGCGTCATCGCGGCGGATATGATCCTTTCCGTTATGACGTGACGGACTTCATGAAGCCGGGCGAACCGAATGTGTTGTTGCTGCGTGTGGACGCGACTGAGAGCGATGGCTGGTTCTATGAAGGCGCGGGGATTTATCGGCACACGTGGCTGGTGAAGACGGCTCCTGTTCACGTGGCGCAGTGGGGAACGTTTGTTCGCTCGACGGTGGAGGGCAGAAAGGCGAATCTGCAGATCCGCACCGAGGTGGAGAATAACGCTGGTGCTTCAAAGGCTGTGCGCGTCACATCGACTGTGATTGATCCGAGCGGAAAGACTGTTGGGAAAGTTACAAGTAAGCCGATGGCGGTTCCTGATGGCGAGACCGGAACGTTTGAGCAGCAGGTGAGTGTGAATGATGTTGCGCTGTGGTCGCTGGAAGAACGCAATCTGTATCGGCTTGTGACTGAGGTGGATGCAGATGGTGTGGCGATGGATCGATATGAAACGCGCTTTGGTATTCGCACGTTGCGTTTCGATGCCAACGAAGGATTTTTCCTGAATGGGAAGTCGGTCAAGATCAAGGGCACATGCAATCACCAGGATCATGCGGGGCTTGGCGTGGCACTGCCGGATGCGGCACAGCGCTTTCGTGTGAAGACATTGCAGGAGGTGGGATGCAATGCGTATCGCAGTGCGCATAATCCGCCCACGTCGGAACTGTTGGATGCGTGCGATGAGATGGGCATGTTGTTTCTGGATGAGACGCGCATGATGTCTTCGAATCCGGAAGGCATTGCGCAGTTTGAAAACCTGATTCGTCGCGATCGCAACCATCCTTCTGTCTTCATGTGGAACATGGGCAATGAAGAGCGCGAGGCGACGACTGAGACGGGGTTGCACATCCTGTCGACGATGAAGCGGTCGGCAATAAAGCTGGATGGCTCGCGACCGGTTACAGTGGCACCGCCACCGCTTGGCATGGGGCTGGGGCAAGGCGGTCTGATGGTGAGCGACGTGATTGGTTATAACTACACTGACCCGCAGATTGAAGCGTTCCACAAGACGCATCCCACGCTGCCGTGCCTGGGGACGGAGAATGTCAGCGCCGTGGCGACGCGCGGAGCGTACGCCATTGATGAGGCCAATGGTGCTGTGAGTTCTTATGATCCGTACACCACGTCGGGGCGCGCATCGGCTGAAGGATGGTGGCGCTTTGTGAACACGCGTCCGTGGATGAGTGGCGGATTTGTGTGGACGGGATTTGATTATCGCGGTGAGCCTTCACCGTTTCAGTGGCCCAATATCAACTCAGAGTATGGCTTTCTGGATACGTGCGGCTTTCCCAAGGACACGTACTTTTACTACCAGGCATGGTGGACTGCGAAGCCGGTGCTCCACATTTTTCCGCACTGGAACTGGCCGGATTTTGTAGGTAAGGAGATCGCAGTCTGGGCGCACTCCAACATGGACGAGGTGGAGTTGTTGCAGGATGGCACGAGTCTTGGGCGGCAGCGTGTGCCGAAGGATTCGCACCTGCAATGGATTGTGACTTACAAGCAGGGAACGTTGGAGGCTCGCGGCTTCAAGGCAGGAAAGCAAGTGATGTCGACGAAGCGTGAGACAACGGGTAAAGCAGCGAAGTTGGCGATTCGTGTTGATCGTACTGAGATGGATGCTGACGGTGCGGATCTGGTTTTTGTCGTGGCGGAAGTACACGACGCTGAAGGTCGCGTGTTACCTGTTACGGATAACGAAATCTCTTTCAACGTGAGTGGGCCCGCGCGTGTGAAGGGGACCGGGAATGGTAATCCCGTGTCGCATGAGCCGGACACGGGGAGCAGTCGCAAGGCATTTGCAGGGATGTGCATGGGGATTGTGCAGGCGACGCGAGAGAGTGGCAACGTCGTGATCGAGATCACTTCGCCGGGGTTGGAACCGGCTTCAGCGACTGTGACATCACGCGTTGTGAAGGAACGGCCAGAGGTCGTTGTTTGGAAACGTGAGGTGCCTGCTGGTGAGGGAGTGACCGGACTGTGGCGACCTGTGTTGCAGGATGGTCCGAGCGGACCTGATCCGCTTCAGCTGGCTGTATCTGGTGACACGCTGTATACATTCATCCAGCGTGGCAGTGTGTTGACGGGATCTATCGATGCTCCACCAGCGATGTTCGGACCTGCTACTACTGGCGCGGTGCAGGGAACGGTGGAAGGTGGGCGCGTTCACTTTACGTCTGGAAGCACGACGTATGACGGCGGTGTGACGGGAGACCGTATGGAGCTGCACCGGACGATGCCGCCGCGTGGAGGACAGCCAGCGCGTGCGGCTGAGACTGGTGCGCATCCTGTGATTGGACCGCCGCCGGATGGTTCGGATCCGTCGTTGGGGCTTGGTCGACGCGGAGCAGGCACTCAGCCTGCGTTGATTTTGCAGAGGGCGAAACGCTAG
- a CDS encoding choice-of-anchor D domain-containing protein — protein sequence MVPCGYAQSAHFSGSQVTLPITGLNNPEQIASDANGNLYIADVLNNRVLKETPTNGSYVQTTIGAGLSSPRGVAVDVSGNVYIADSGNGRLLKETLSGDTYSQSTVSSSVGAAWSVAADASGNVFVVNPGSNQTLKETPSGSSYVESTIGTGILLPTAVAVDTVGNVYVADLYMNQVYKETLTGGSYVQSTVVSGLNAPISITVDANANVFIAVLGIPGNAQASQILKETPSGNSYTQSLVGSTAYNVGLPYISADANGDILMAALGSGSGFIAKVSPSSGDFGAVNVGSYSSPVSLIFTFDSAGTIATPSVLTQGTEGLDFTDAGTGTCTSSTYAAGTSCTVDVLLNPKFSGPRYGAAVLRSTSGNLIATGYAHGSGVGPQINFPAGNLSALSLSNVTSPIAIAQDAAGNLYIVEAVSSGSPQNAVVKETWTGSGYTQSVVATGFTYPIGVAVDGAGNVYIADQNATRVVKESPLSGGGYTQSVVFSGLGNVESVAVDGSGNVYIGSLAYKLLKETLTGGNYVQSQITSSVYPWGIAADEKGNLYVSDGSNQLLKQTLSNGSYTESTIASGLSGPHGTAVDGNGNVYIAETFGDRILKETLSAGTYSQSTIASNFGNPFGIAVDGSGNVFASSASANRVWKLNVVDPPSLTFATTTSGSTSSVQNVTVQNVGNSPLSFPIPISGNNPSIATNFSLNSTGTTACPLIGSGASNAGTLAAGASCQLSLSFAPTAAGNITGSLVLTDNNLNAAAPSYATQSIALSGTALELPILTFAAIPTQTYGNAPFTVSATSASTGGVTYSVVSGPASISGTTVTLTGAGTVMLRASQAASGNYGAATGTTSFVVMPMVPTLTFAAIPAQTYGNAPFTVSATSASTGAVTYAVVSGPAKIAGATVTLTGAGTVALSASQVADGNYAAATATTSFSVAAQSFTLSAGTGSSSVTTTAGGAATYTLSLSPGAGTTFPNAVNFSVSGLPTGATATFSPTTLPAGSGTTSVTLTIQTSKTQTARNESSFPISPIAPVALGLLLLPIASSKSACKRLQHGQRLLAMLALVSLSLGAAMGLSGCAGNGSGSSGQTTAKTYTMVVTATDATTGLQGTTNLTLTVQ from the coding sequence ATGGTCCCCTGTGGCTATGCGCAGAGTGCGCACTTTAGCGGATCGCAAGTTACATTGCCGATCACTGGTCTGAACAACCCTGAGCAGATTGCGTCGGATGCCAATGGGAATTTATACATCGCCGATGTACTGAACAATCGCGTACTGAAGGAAACCCCGACTAACGGGAGCTACGTCCAGACCACGATCGGTGCCGGACTGTCTTCTCCGCGCGGTGTTGCGGTGGATGTCAGCGGCAACGTCTACATTGCCGACTCCGGTAATGGTCGGCTACTGAAAGAAACGTTATCAGGCGACACGTACTCCCAGAGCACGGTCAGTAGTTCTGTTGGTGCGGCATGGAGTGTTGCTGCGGACGCGAGCGGAAATGTTTTTGTTGTAAATCCCGGCAGCAACCAAACACTGAAGGAAACACCGTCAGGCAGCAGTTACGTTGAAAGCACGATCGGTACCGGGATATTGCTGCCGACCGCCGTAGCAGTGGACACAGTCGGCAATGTTTATGTCGCTGACCTATACATGAACCAGGTTTACAAAGAGACGCTGACCGGTGGAAGCTACGTCCAAAGCACGGTCGTCAGCGGCCTGAACGCTCCCATCAGCATCACCGTGGATGCCAACGCGAATGTCTTTATTGCGGTCCTCGGTATCCCGGGCAATGCGCAGGCGAGCCAGATCCTAAAAGAGACGCCGTCGGGGAACAGCTACACCCAGAGCCTGGTGGGGAGCACTGCCTACAACGTTGGTCTTCCCTATATTTCGGCGGATGCCAACGGCGATATTTTGATGGCAGCTTTGGGTAGTGGTTCAGGCTTCATTGCCAAAGTGAGTCCGTCGTCCGGAGACTTCGGTGCCGTGAATGTTGGCAGTTACAGCTCGCCGGTATCGTTGATCTTTACGTTCGACTCGGCGGGTACCATTGCCACTCCGTCGGTGCTGACTCAGGGAACAGAAGGTCTCGATTTTACGGATGCTGGCACCGGAACCTGCACGAGTTCTACATATGCCGCAGGGACGAGCTGTACCGTTGATGTGCTTCTGAACCCGAAGTTCTCTGGCCCCCGTTATGGTGCGGCAGTGCTTCGATCGACTTCAGGAAATCTGATTGCTACTGGTTATGCTCACGGCTCTGGGGTAGGACCTCAGATCAACTTCCCGGCTGGCAATCTAAGCGCCCTATCCCTGAGCAATGTGACGAGCCCGATTGCAATTGCTCAGGATGCAGCCGGAAATCTTTATATCGTCGAGGCCGTAAGTTCCGGCAGCCCTCAAAACGCAGTCGTTAAGGAGACCTGGACGGGAAGTGGCTATACCCAGAGCGTTGTAGCTACGGGCTTTACGTATCCCATTGGGGTGGCGGTGGACGGAGCCGGAAATGTCTATATTGCTGACCAGAATGCTACGAGAGTAGTGAAAGAGTCGCCCCTGAGTGGGGGTGGCTACACGCAAAGTGTAGTCTTCAGCGGCCTTGGCAATGTAGAGTCCGTGGCAGTTGATGGTAGCGGCAATGTGTATATCGGAAGCCTGGCCTACAAACTATTGAAGGAAACATTGACTGGTGGCAACTACGTCCAGAGCCAGATTACAAGTTCTGTCTATCCGTGGGGAATTGCAGCGGACGAGAAAGGCAATTTGTATGTGAGTGATGGCTCAAATCAGCTTCTTAAGCAGACCCTATCCAACGGCAGTTATACAGAGAGCACGATTGCCAGTGGGTTAAGTGGACCCCATGGGACGGCTGTCGATGGAAACGGTAATGTCTACATTGCGGAAACCTTCGGAGATCGGATACTCAAAGAAACGCTTTCGGCTGGCACTTACTCGCAGAGCACGATCGCCAGCAACTTCGGTAATCCTTTCGGTATAGCAGTCGATGGGAGCGGCAACGTCTTTGCATCCAGTGCTTCTGCCAACAGGGTCTGGAAATTGAATGTTGTAGATCCCCCGAGTTTGACCTTTGCAACAACGACTTCGGGTTCGACAAGCAGTGTGCAGAATGTAACGGTTCAGAACGTTGGCAATTCCCCATTGAGTTTTCCGATTCCGATCTCTGGAAATAACCCCAGCATCGCTACGAACTTTAGCTTGAACAGTACGGGAACGACGGCATGCCCTCTTATTGGGTCGGGTGCCTCGAACGCGGGAACACTGGCTGCAGGTGCTTCCTGCCAACTTTCTCTAAGCTTCGCGCCAACTGCAGCGGGCAACATCACTGGTTCGCTGGTATTGACGGATAACAATTTGAACGCGGCTGCTCCGAGCTATGCGACCCAAAGCATCGCGTTGAGTGGTACCGCGCTTGAGTTGCCGATACTGACTTTTGCAGCCATTCCTACGCAGACGTATGGCAATGCACCTTTCACTGTAAGTGCAACATCGGCTTCAACTGGAGGGGTTACCTACTCTGTTGTGAGTGGTCCCGCGAGCATCTCGGGGACGACAGTGACGTTGACTGGAGCAGGCACGGTCATGTTAAGGGCAAGCCAGGCAGCGAGCGGAAACTATGGCGCGGCGACTGGGACGACCAGCTTTGTTGTTATGCCCATGGTGCCAACGCTGACGTTTGCCGCGATCCCTGCACAGACGTATGGCAACGCGCCTTTCACTGTGAGCGCAACGTCTGCCTCAACTGGAGCCGTTACTTACGCCGTTGTCAGTGGTCCGGCAAAGATCGCCGGAGCGACGGTTACATTGACTGGAGCAGGTACGGTGGCGCTGAGCGCTAGCCAAGTGGCCGACGGAAATTACGCGGCTGCAACGGCCACTACGAGTTTCAGCGTAGCGGCACAGAGCTTTACGCTTTCTGCCGGAACAGGTTCCAGTAGCGTTACAACCACTGCAGGCGGGGCAGCAACCTATACCCTCTCGTTGTCGCCAGGGGCCGGAACAACCTTCCCAAATGCGGTGAATTTCTCGGTAAGCGGTCTTCCTACAGGAGCGACTGCGACGTTTTCTCCGACGACACTTCCAGCCGGTAGCGGGACGACATCGGTCACCTTGACGATTCAGACCAGCAAAACCCAGACGGCACGCAATGAAAGCTCTTTCCCAATAAGCCCTATTGCACCTGTTGCATTGGGATTGTTGTTGCTGCCGATCGCAAGTAGTAAGTCTGCTTGTAAGCGCCTGCAACATGGTCAGCGTCTATTGGCGATGCTGGCTTTGGTATCGCTCTCTCTGGGGGCAGCTATGGGCTTGAGTGGTTGCGCTGGCAACGGTTCGGGCTCATCGGGGCAAACGACTGCCAAAACTTACACCATGGTTGTTACAGCTACAGACGCGACAACCGGTCTCCAGGGCACGACCAATTTGACACTGACCGTGCAGTAG
- a CDS encoding Gfo/Idh/MocA family protein, with the protein MSKPIDNLPSLKIETAAPARVDRRDFLKTSALAAGALAIGAPAIVRGQHLNSKLNIACIGISGKGRSDTDACAGENIVALCDVDAGTDAYPIQTKKYPDAKFYKDYRQMLEQMGDRIDAVTVSTPDHMHAIIASAAMKRKKAIFCQKPLTQTIYEARYLRNMAHDKKLVTQMGNQGSAAPGLRRGVEVVQDGIIGQVHQVHVWTNRPVWPQAMDRPVGEDPIPSTLDWDIWLGPAPVRPYVGHRNPKDKNGVYTQFNWRGWQDFGTGALGDMACHTVNMPFRSLGFDAPTEIEAVPFGTMNKESYPVGTKIRFEFPKRTAHVPLEHPSFFHHSRKVEYDPCTLFWYDGGQPDESLRGGHDLTNKPPAELTADIAALQGKLPDSGCLLVGEGGMIFSPDDYGTNFFIKLKGEKEFVNYLKHPAMAKYPERIPRNQHVVSTDGKNANLVQAHAAEWLAAIKANKPEDCYSRFDVAGRLVEIMLLGCVSLRVGQKIEWDAHKMEAKNCPQAAPYIKRPNRTGWALS; encoded by the coding sequence GTGTCCAAACCTATTGATAATCTGCCCTCTCTGAAAATTGAGACCGCTGCCCCCGCGCGTGTCGACCGCCGTGACTTCCTTAAAACCAGCGCTCTGGCCGCAGGTGCACTCGCTATCGGGGCGCCCGCCATCGTGCGCGGACAACATCTCAACAGCAAGCTGAACATCGCCTGCATCGGCATCAGCGGCAAAGGCCGCAGCGACACCGACGCCTGCGCCGGTGAAAACATCGTCGCGCTCTGCGACGTCGACGCCGGCACCGACGCCTATCCGATCCAAACCAAGAAGTATCCTGACGCGAAGTTCTACAAGGACTACCGTCAGATGCTCGAACAGATGGGCGACCGCATCGACGCCGTGACCGTCTCCACGCCGGATCACATGCACGCCATCATCGCGTCCGCTGCCATGAAGCGTAAGAAGGCCATCTTCTGCCAGAAGCCACTCACGCAAACCATCTACGAAGCCCGCTACCTCCGCAACATGGCGCACGATAAGAAACTCGTCACGCAGATGGGCAACCAGGGTTCCGCAGCACCCGGTCTGCGCCGCGGCGTCGAAGTCGTTCAGGACGGAATCATCGGCCAGGTGCATCAGGTACACGTCTGGACCAACCGCCCCGTTTGGCCGCAGGCCATGGACCGCCCCGTCGGAGAAGACCCAATCCCCTCCACACTTGATTGGGACATCTGGCTTGGCCCCGCGCCCGTGCGCCCGTATGTCGGTCATCGCAATCCCAAAGACAAAAACGGCGTCTACACGCAATTCAACTGGCGCGGCTGGCAGGACTTCGGTACAGGCGCTCTCGGCGACATGGCATGCCACACCGTCAACATGCCGTTCCGTTCGCTCGGCTTCGATGCACCAACTGAAATTGAAGCCGTCCCCTTCGGCACCATGAACAAGGAGTCTTACCCCGTTGGCACCAAGATCCGCTTCGAGTTCCCGAAGCGCACCGCCCACGTGCCGCTGGAGCACCCCAGCTTCTTCCACCACAGCCGCAAGGTCGAATACGATCCCTGCACTCTCTTCTGGTATGACGGCGGACAGCCCGACGAATCGCTCCGAGGCGGCCACGACCTCACCAACAAGCCACCCGCTGAACTCACCGCAGACATCGCCGCTCTGCAGGGCAAACTCCCTGACAGCGGCTGCCTGCTCGTAGGCGAAGGCGGTATGATCTTCTCGCCAGACGACTACGGCACGAACTTCTTCATCAAGCTCAAGGGCGAGAAGGAATTCGTGAACTACCTCAAGCACCCGGCAATGGCGAAGTATCCGGAACGCATCCCGCGCAACCAGCACGTGGTGTCCACCGACGGAAAGAACGCGAACCTCGTCCAGGCGCACGCCGCCGAATGGCTCGCCGCCATCAAGGCCAACAAGCCCGAGGACTGCTACTCACGCTTCGACGTAGCAGGCCGCCTCGTAGAGATCATGCTCCTCGGCTGCGTCTCCCTGCGCGTCGGCCAAAAAATCGAGTGGGACGCCCACAAGATGGAAGCAAAGAACTGCCCACAAGCAGCCCCATACATCAAGCGCCCCAACCGCACCGGCTGGGCTCTCTCCTAG
- a CDS encoding putative Ig domain-containing protein has protein sequence MMQTRTIPRLFLCCLLLLSGCGQQETKTPDSPQQITAPELLPLTLPLAIVGTTYSTSLLARYGTSPYTYAVTSGAPPTGLTLSSGGALTGNPTGTGTYAFQITLTDSETPAKTATQSFSLNSSTRLQVASTVSVQIARGASFTSRLLSGGTAPYSFSIASGTLPDSVALNADGSVSGTASVAAPFTATIRWTDFVGQTGTGTVDILVTSPPLVATTVAPLIVPINQNILQPLTVQGGTSPYTFAITSGTLPTGVTLTSTGTLQGQVTQPGTYNVVVSVTDSTIPSKTITIPVSFLVSTTSVHVNSDIPLRTISAEAYGIHTSVYDHSIGDITGTAPLLVTAGAKVLRFPGGSYSDRYHWAQHTLTPNFSPNDTGACANIWNGYLAANSDFGNFAKLLQASGATGIVTVNYGTSVADASGTISTSWSGDNDCSAPNTGGQPQEAAAWVAYANGAPGNTQTIGTDATGYDWKTVGYWASLRASQPLAQDDGFNFLRLGMTTPIGVRYWEIGNEIYYNGYNSILTETDLHAPFIYSNGYSNDPDSRQGISTLSPTAYGTGAAAYANAMRAVDPTIQVGIVVGSDIDPIPSTWTSDVLTAACSQATFDFTILHYYPGTYNAVTTDELLSNPQKDFPGIVQGIQSQTNSLCTTSRTPMPIFMTETNPNGTLATTTPDVATALFAAHDLLTSFESGIDNAEWLELHGGAGTFLSEAEAPGPAFYGFQLATILASAGDQLVMTTSASSNLLVHAAKQKSGKLSVMLINRGTTDTAYVNVQGKGALTNITRYEYGSLTTPTNAKLVGKSLDNNAASAISVAPLTAVVIVADESSSAN, from the coding sequence ATGATGCAAACACGCACCATCCCCCGACTTTTTCTTTGCTGCCTGTTGCTCCTCTCCGGTTGCGGCCAACAAGAGACAAAGACCCCAGATTCCCCGCAGCAGATCACTGCGCCGGAACTGTTGCCGCTTACGCTCCCGCTAGCCATCGTAGGAACCACTTACAGCACAAGCCTGCTCGCGCGCTACGGCACATCGCCGTACACCTACGCAGTCACCAGCGGCGCCCCGCCCACGGGCCTCACTCTTAGCTCCGGTGGCGCACTCACTGGCAATCCAACCGGCACAGGCACCTACGCGTTTCAGATCACACTCACTGACTCCGAAACCCCTGCAAAGACAGCAACACAATCCTTCTCACTCAACTCATCCACACGCCTACAAGTGGCATCCACGGTGTCTGTGCAGATTGCGCGCGGAGCATCCTTCACCTCGCGTTTATTAAGCGGAGGCACAGCACCGTATAGCTTCTCCATCGCCAGCGGCACTCTGCCTGACTCAGTCGCATTGAATGCAGATGGCAGCGTCTCCGGCACCGCCAGCGTGGCAGCTCCCTTCACCGCGACCATTCGCTGGACAGACTTTGTCGGCCAAACCGGCACCGGCACCGTAGACATCCTCGTCACATCACCGCCGCTGGTTGCCACGACGGTTGCCCCGCTCATAGTCCCCATCAACCAAAACATCCTGCAACCGCTGACTGTGCAGGGTGGCACATCGCCATATACCTTCGCCATCACCAGCGGCACACTGCCAACCGGCGTCACACTCACCTCCACCGGCACCTTGCAAGGACAAGTCACGCAACCCGGCACTTACAACGTCGTGGTGTCCGTCACCGACAGCACCATCCCAAGCAAGACCATCACCATCCCCGTCTCGTTCCTCGTCTCCACCACCAGCGTGCACGTCAACTCCGACATCCCGCTGCGCACAATTTCCGCCGAAGCCTACGGCATCCATACCTCGGTCTACGACCACTCCATCGGCGACATCACCGGCACAGCTCCGCTACTGGTAACAGCGGGCGCAAAGGTACTCCGCTTCCCCGGCGGCTCGTATTCCGATCGCTACCACTGGGCGCAACACACTCTCACGCCAAACTTCTCGCCCAACGACACCGGAGCCTGCGCCAACATCTGGAACGGCTACCTCGCCGCCAACTCTGACTTCGGAAACTTTGCGAAACTCCTCCAGGCCAGCGGCGCCACGGGCATCGTCACCGTAAATTACGGCACCAGCGTAGCCGATGCTTCCGGCACAATCTCCACCAGTTGGAGCGGCGACAACGACTGCTCCGCACCCAACACCGGAGGCCAGCCGCAGGAAGCCGCAGCATGGGTCGCCTACGCAAACGGAGCCCCTGGCAACACTCAAACCATCGGCACTGACGCAACCGGCTACGACTGGAAGACCGTCGGCTACTGGGCATCGCTGCGCGCCAGTCAACCGCTCGCACAAGACGACGGCTTCAACTTCCTACGCCTCGGCATGACCACACCCATCGGCGTCCGCTATTGGGAGATCGGTAACGAGATCTACTACAACGGCTACAACAGCATCCTGACAGAAACCGATCTGCACGCGCCGTTCATTTACTCCAACGGATACTCAAACGATCCCGACAGCCGACAAGGCATCAGCACACTATCACCCACCGCATACGGCACCGGCGCAGCGGCATACGCAAACGCCATGCGCGCCGTCGATCCCACCATCCAGGTCGGCATCGTTGTCGGTTCTGACATCGACCCCATCCCATCCACATGGACAAGCGACGTACTCACCGCGGCCTGCAGCCAGGCCACCTTCGACTTCACCATCCTGCACTACTACCCAGGCACCTATAACGCCGTCACCACCGACGAACTCCTCAGCAATCCGCAAAAGGATTTCCCCGGCATCGTGCAAGGCATTCAATCGCAGACCAACAGTCTCTGCACCACCTCACGCACTCCCATGCCCATCTTCATGACGGAGACCAACCCCAACGGCACACTCGCCACCACCACACCCGACGTTGCCACCGCGCTCTTCGCCGCGCACGATCTGCTCACCTCATTTGAATCAGGCATCGACAACGCCGAATGGCTCGAACTGCACGGCGGCGCAGGCACATTCCTCAGTGAAGCCGAAGCTCCCGGCCCAGCCTTCTACGGCTTCCAACTCGCCACCATCCTAGCCAGCGCAGGCGATCAACTCGTCATGACCACCAGCGCCAGCAGCAATCTTCTCGTCCACGCGGCAAAGCAAAAGAGCGGCAAGCTCTCCGTCATGCTCATCAACCGCGGCACCACGGACACGGCATACGTCAACGTGCAGGGCAAGGGCGCACTTACCAACATCACGCGCTACGAATACGGCTCCCTCACGACTCCAACCAACGCAAAGCTCGTCGGTAAGTCACTCGATAACAACGCCGCAAGCGCCATCAGCGTAGCGCCTCTGACCGCGGTCGTAATCGTCGCGGACGAGTCATCTTCCGCCAACTAA